The following coding sequences are from one Microvirgula aerodenitrificans DSM 15089 window:
- a CDS encoding SpvB/TcaC N-terminal domain-containing protein, producing the protein MSTEPVSVAPPTLPTIHDALPGPGDGSGPTLSAGLVSFDIPLSLPVARESAPALTLGYSAGAGNGPCGTGWRLALPTIQRRTRLGVPQYNDDDVFVGPDGEPLVPQLGADGKVVVQTGVTRCVGSTLPLSYTVTPYSSRTQTDYSRYQYWQSGTSAFW; encoded by the coding sequence ATGTCCACCGAGCCTGTTTCCGTCGCCCCGCCGACCCTGCCCACCATCCACGACGCCCTTCCCGGCCCCGGTGACGGCAGCGGGCCCACCCTCTCCGCCGGCCTGGTCTCGTTCGACATCCCGCTGTCTCTCCCCGTCGCCCGCGAATCCGCCCCCGCCCTGACCCTCGGCTACAGCGCCGGCGCCGGCAACGGCCCCTGCGGCACCGGCTGGCGGCTCGCCCTGCCGACCATCCAGCGCCGCACCCGCCTCGGCGTTCCGCAGTACAACGACGACGACGTGTTCGTCGGCCCCGATGGCGAACCGCTGGTTCCCCAGCTCGGGGCTGACGGCAAGGTGGTGGTGCAAACCGGCGTCACCCGCTGTGTCGGCTCCACCCTGCCGCTGTCGTATACCGTCACCCCTTACTCCTCGCGCACCCAGACCGATTATTCCCGCTACCAATACTGGCAATCCGGGACCAGCGCTTTCTGGT